The following proteins are encoded in a genomic region of Nonomuraea muscovyensis:
- a CDS encoding ABC transporter substrate-binding protein, whose amino-acid sequence MRRRLAGIAILGVLTFTTACGGGDGGAPDPADGPVTITMWTRAATQAQSERLVQAYNGSHKNQVKLTVIPTDNYQPRIASAAGAKQLPDVFAADVIFVPNYTSQGLFLDVTDRIAALPFKDKLAPSHMKLGTLDGRQYTIPHTLDLSVWFWNKDLYEKAGLDPEQGPKSLKEFAQHATAIQEKAGKDGKVHGTFFGGNCGGCYVFTFWPSVWAAGGQVMNPEGTTSLNDQPAMTEVFKIWREMYDKKVTGPTAKEEQGPTWTGFFPKGEIGVMPMPSTTLGAMPADMKIGVAPIAGPDGGESTFIGGDSIGVSATSEHADAAWEFLSWTMSDEAQVEVMAKNKDVVARTDLASNKYSAEDPRVVLINSLVAKGQTPYALRFGQTFNDPQGPWLRLAREAIFGDAAKVPQLNAEITKSLQQ is encoded by the coding sequence ATGAGACGACGGCTGGCCGGGATCGCCATCCTCGGAGTGTTAACGTTCACAACGGCCTGCGGAGGTGGCGACGGCGGCGCGCCTGATCCCGCCGACGGCCCCGTCACGATCACCATGTGGACCCGCGCCGCCACGCAGGCGCAGAGCGAGCGACTGGTCCAGGCCTACAACGGCAGCCACAAGAACCAGGTCAAGCTGACCGTCATCCCGACGGACAACTACCAGCCGCGCATCGCCTCGGCGGCCGGGGCCAAGCAGCTTCCCGACGTGTTCGCGGCCGACGTGATCTTCGTGCCCAACTACACCTCCCAGGGCCTGTTCCTGGACGTCACCGACCGGATCGCCGCACTGCCGTTCAAGGACAAGCTCGCGCCCTCGCACATGAAGCTGGGCACGCTCGACGGCAGGCAGTACACGATCCCCCACACGCTGGACCTTTCGGTCTGGTTCTGGAACAAGGACCTCTACGAGAAGGCGGGCCTCGACCCCGAGCAGGGCCCCAAGTCACTGAAGGAGTTCGCCCAGCACGCCACCGCCATCCAGGAGAAGGCCGGCAAGGACGGCAAGGTGCACGGCACCTTCTTCGGCGGTAACTGCGGCGGCTGCTACGTCTTCACCTTCTGGCCCTCGGTCTGGGCGGCCGGCGGCCAGGTGATGAACCCCGAGGGCACGACCTCGCTCAACGACCAGCCCGCGATGACCGAGGTCTTCAAGATCTGGCGGGAGATGTACGACAAGAAGGTGACCGGCCCGACGGCCAAGGAGGAGCAGGGCCCGACCTGGACCGGGTTCTTCCCCAAGGGCGAGATCGGCGTCATGCCGATGCCCTCGACCACGCTCGGCGCGATGCCGGCGGACATGAAGATCGGCGTCGCGCCGATCGCCGGTCCGGACGGCGGCGAGTCGACGTTCATCGGCGGCGACTCGATCGGCGTCTCCGCCACCTCCGAGCACGCCGACGCGGCCTGGGAGTTCCTGTCCTGGACCATGTCCGACGAGGCGCAGGTCGAGGTCATGGCCAAGAACAAGGACGTGGTCGCCCGCACGGACCTGGCGAGCAACAAGTACTCGGCCGAGGATCCGCGCGTGGTGCTGATCAACTCGCTGGTCGCCAAGGGGCAGACACCGTACGCGCTGCGCTTCGGACAGACCTTCAACGACCCGCAGGGGCCGTGGCTGCGCCTGGCCCGCGAGGCGATCTTCGGTGACGCCGCCAAGGTGCCGCAGCTCAACGCCGAGATCACGAAGTCACTGCAGCAATGA
- a CDS encoding carbohydrate ABC transporter permease: MTLTLRRAGRRAAHSAPPARRHSRKVQGWLYAAPTAVIVGVLFLAPLALVVWMSLHRWPLLGPARFNAPENYTKIADNPLFVDAVLFTLKYTAITTVLLSSVALGLALLVQERRPGVGFFRTAFFLPGAVGFAAAALLFYGMLNNDFGPIDPILRDLGVIDEPVKWIGTPNMALFSTIVLVLWRFAGFNMLILLTGLQAIPVEVYEAARSDGANRLQIFTKITLPLLRPTLALMLILSVTGSLLAFDQFFIFTNGGPDNSTVSMVMVVYRDAFFRFDLGGAAALSVVLLVGLVGLNTLMMRRLR; the protein is encoded by the coding sequence ATGACGTTGACGCTCCGCCGAGCCGGGCGGCGGGCGGCGCACTCGGCGCCGCCCGCCCGCCGGCACAGCAGGAAGGTCCAGGGCTGGCTGTACGCCGCGCCGACCGCCGTCATCGTGGGCGTGCTGTTCCTCGCCCCGCTGGCGCTGGTGGTGTGGATGTCGCTGCACCGCTGGCCGCTGCTCGGGCCCGCCCGGTTCAACGCCCCCGAGAACTACACCAAGATCGCCGACAACCCGCTGTTCGTGGACGCGGTGCTCTTCACGCTGAAGTACACGGCGATCACCACGGTGCTGCTGTCGTCCGTCGCGCTCGGCCTGGCCCTGCTCGTGCAGGAGCGCAGGCCGGGGGTCGGCTTCTTCCGCACCGCGTTCTTCCTGCCGGGCGCCGTCGGCTTCGCCGCCGCCGCCCTGCTCTTCTACGGGATGCTCAACAACGACTTCGGCCCCATCGATCCGATCCTGCGCGACCTCGGCGTCATCGACGAGCCGGTCAAGTGGATCGGCACGCCGAACATGGCGCTGTTCTCGACGATCGTGCTCGTGCTGTGGCGCTTCGCCGGGTTCAACATGCTCATCCTGCTGACCGGCCTGCAGGCCATCCCCGTCGAGGTGTACGAGGCGGCCAGGAGCGACGGCGCCAACCGCCTGCAGATCTTCACCAAGATCACACTGCCGCTGCTGCGGCCGACGCTGGCGCTCATGCTCATCCTCAGCGTGACCGGCTCGCTGCTGGCCTTCGACCAGTTCTTCATCTTCACCAACGGCGGCCCGGACAACAGCACCGTCTCCATGGTCATGGTCGTCTACCGCGACGCGTTCTTCCGCTTCGACCTCGGCGGCGCGGCGGCCCTGTCGGTCGTGCTGCTCGTCGGCCTGGTCGGGCTCAACACCCTGATGATGCGGAGGCTGCGGTGA
- a CDS encoding carbohydrate ABC transporter permease has translation MTRAITLSALAVLFLFPLVWSGWASLEDPSNYLEMARFGEGVGTYAANSVLVSFMTVAGTLVVSALGGYAFARFDFPGKNLLFLATLAILMVPYATILIPLYVLLGYLGLQNSLAGLSLVFVMFQLPFALFMMRNAFEAIPRELEEAALVDGCGTFRAFSRILLHAVRPALVTVGLFAFLASWNDFFAPLILLNDGSSFTLPVAVVSMTQRTFGAIDYGMLQAGVMVMAVPCLILFILLQRHYVRGFMSGALRG, from the coding sequence GTGACACGCGCCATCACCCTGTCGGCCCTGGCCGTGCTCTTCCTGTTCCCCCTGGTGTGGAGCGGCTGGGCGTCGCTGGAGGACCCCTCGAACTACCTGGAGATGGCCAGGTTCGGCGAGGGCGTCGGCACGTACGCCGCCAACAGCGTCCTGGTGTCGTTCATGACGGTCGCGGGCACGCTCGTCGTGTCGGCGCTCGGCGGCTACGCGTTCGCCAGATTCGACTTCCCCGGCAAGAACCTGCTGTTCCTGGCCACGCTGGCCATCCTCATGGTGCCGTACGCGACGATCCTCATCCCGCTGTACGTGCTGCTCGGCTACCTCGGCCTGCAGAACTCCCTGGCCGGGCTGTCGCTGGTGTTCGTGATGTTCCAGCTCCCGTTCGCGCTGTTCATGATGCGCAACGCGTTCGAGGCGATCCCGCGCGAGTTGGAGGAGGCGGCGCTGGTCGACGGATGCGGCACGTTCCGGGCCTTCTCCCGGATCCTGCTGCACGCCGTCCGCCCGGCGCTCGTCACGGTCGGCCTGTTCGCCTTCCTCGCCTCGTGGAACGACTTCTTCGCCCCGCTCATCCTGCTCAACGACGGCTCGTCCTTCACCCTGCCGGTGGCCGTGGTCAGCATGACGCAACGCACCTTCGGCGCGATCGACTACGGCATGCTCCAGGCCGGCGTCATGGTGATGGCCGTCCCCTGCCTCATCCTCTTCATCCTTCTGCAGCGCCACTACGTGCGCGGATTCATGTCGGGAGCTCTGCGTGGCTAA
- a CDS encoding glycoside hydrolase family 127 protein, which produces MANPVLPSTGVLSPLGLDAVRLAPGFWGDRVTLDREVTIAHCREWMEREGWIDNFRGRRPRRGREFSDSEIYKLLEGMAWAGHPDLPELAETVARAQEGDGYLNTRWSGNRYTDLEWGHELYCYGHLIQAGVARLRTHGEDRLTEVAIRAADHVCRRFMDTTETCGHPEIEMALVELYRATGTDRYLEMARRFVERRGLPALGPIHFGRAYFQDDVPVRQAKVFGGHAVRALYLACGVVDVAVETGDQELLKAVEAQWERTIARRTHVTGGMGSRHADESFGEDYELPPDRAYAETCASIASIMLAHRLLLATGDARYADMTERTLYNMLATGLALDGKSFFYANPLHVRVPAEPPQGVVSHAEQVGLRSPWFDVSCCPNNIARTLASLPAYVATADAGGVQIHHFTPGEIRHGGLALQMETGYPWSGGVTVRVLADGRGRISLRVPSWATGATLSRACAPDGSGASGAAGAPPAGAGRSPAAVPVAPGYAVAEGEWRAGDEIRLELPMAPRWTFPDRRVDALRGTVTVERGPLVYCAESVGDEPPLADLAARVTTPPADVPADRPGDEVVELEIAAVRAAPDANGWPYRAEQDRPGGTGGGTDTVLRLVPYHRWGNRGPATMRVWLPVAGERP; this is translated from the coding sequence GTGGCTAACCCTGTCCTGCCCTCCACCGGCGTGCTGTCTCCTCTCGGTCTCGACGCGGTACGGCTCGCCCCCGGATTCTGGGGCGACCGCGTGACGCTCGACCGCGAGGTCACGATCGCCCACTGCCGGGAATGGATGGAACGCGAAGGCTGGATCGACAACTTCCGCGGCAGGCGGCCACGCCGGGGCCGGGAGTTCAGCGACTCGGAGATCTACAAACTACTGGAGGGCATGGCCTGGGCCGGGCACCCGGACCTGCCCGAGCTGGCCGAGACCGTGGCCCGGGCCCAGGAGGGCGACGGCTACCTCAACACCCGCTGGTCCGGAAACCGCTACACCGACCTGGAGTGGGGCCACGAGCTCTACTGCTACGGCCACCTCATCCAGGCGGGCGTGGCCCGGCTGCGCACGCACGGCGAGGACCGGCTGACCGAGGTGGCGATCCGGGCGGCCGACCACGTCTGCCGCCGGTTCATGGACACCACGGAGACGTGCGGCCACCCCGAGATCGAGATGGCCCTGGTCGAGCTGTACCGGGCGACCGGGACCGACCGCTACCTGGAGATGGCCCGCCGCTTCGTCGAACGGCGTGGTCTGCCCGCTCTCGGCCCGATCCACTTCGGCCGCGCCTACTTCCAGGACGACGTCCCGGTACGGCAGGCGAAGGTCTTCGGCGGGCACGCCGTACGGGCGCTCTACCTGGCCTGCGGCGTGGTGGACGTGGCCGTGGAGACCGGCGACCAGGAGCTGCTGAAGGCGGTCGAGGCGCAGTGGGAGCGCACCATCGCCCGGCGCACCCACGTGACCGGCGGGATGGGCTCGCGGCACGCCGACGAGTCGTTCGGCGAGGACTACGAGCTGCCGCCGGACCGGGCCTACGCCGAGACGTGCGCGAGCATCGCCTCGATCATGCTGGCGCACCGGCTGCTGCTGGCGACCGGGGACGCCCGCTACGCCGACATGACCGAACGGACCCTGTACAACATGCTCGCCACCGGGCTGGCGCTGGACGGCAAGTCGTTCTTCTACGCCAATCCGCTGCACGTCCGGGTGCCGGCCGAGCCGCCGCAGGGCGTCGTGAGCCACGCCGAGCAGGTCGGGCTGCGCTCCCCCTGGTTCGACGTGTCGTGCTGCCCGAACAACATCGCCCGGACGCTGGCCTCGCTGCCCGCCTACGTGGCCACGGCCGATGCGGGCGGCGTGCAGATCCACCACTTCACGCCCGGCGAGATCCGGCACGGCGGGCTGGCGCTCCAGATGGAGACGGGCTATCCGTGGTCGGGCGGGGTGACGGTGCGGGTGCTGGCGGACGGGCGCGGGCGGATCTCGCTGCGCGTGCCGTCCTGGGCGACCGGCGCCACCCTGTCGCGCGCCTGCGCGCCCGATGGGTCCGGTGCCTCAGGTGCGGCGGGAGCGCCGCCGGCCGGTGCGGGCCGCTCGCCGGCGGCCGTGCCCGTCGCGCCGGGGTACGCGGTCGCCGAGGGCGAGTGGCGGGCCGGGGACGAGATCCGGCTGGAGCTGCCCATGGCGCCCCGCTGGACCTTCCCCGACCGGCGGGTGGACGCGCTGCGCGGCACCGTCACGGTCGAGCGGGGGCCGCTCGTCTACTGCGCCGAGTCGGTGGGCGACGAGCCGCCGCTCGCGGACCTGGCCGCCCGGGTGACGACCCCGCCCGCCGACGTGCCGGCCGACAGGCCCGGCGACGAGGTGGTCGAACTGGAGATCGCCGCCGTCCGGGCCGCTCCGGACGCGAACGGCTGGCCGTACCGCGCGGAGCAGGACCGGCCCGGCGGCACCGGCGGCGGCACGGACACCGTGCTGCGGCTCGTGCCGTACCACCGGTGGGGCAACCGCGGCCCCGCCACGATGCGCGTCTGGCTCCCCGTCGCCGGCGAGCGTCCCTGA